The Podospora pseudopauciseta strain CBS 411.78 chromosome 2 map unlocalized CBS411.78m_2, whole genome shotgun sequence genome has a window encoding:
- a CDS encoding uncharacterized protein (EggNog:ENOG503PHTQ), whose amino-acid sequence MPVSQIAAPIPIPAARQPLGLITQELFASLNATLQSKSNQLVTPIHHIQENDYSVPAAPPPSPIGYRDHWPASIRR is encoded by the coding sequence ATGCCTGTCTCTCAGATCGCCGCTCCAATCCCCATCCCGGCCGCGCGCCAGCCTCTGGGCCTCATCACCCAAGAGCTCTTCGCCAGCCTCAACGCTACCCTCCAGTCCAAGTCCAACCAGCTTGTGACCCCGATCCACCACATACAAGAAAACGACTACTCCGTCCCGGCcgcccccccaccatcccccatcgGCTACAGAGACCACTGGCCCGCGTCCATCCGTCGCTAA
- a CDS encoding uncharacterized protein (EggNog:ENOG503NV1P; COG:O) produces MALKRFTRLLWATSLSISLVTGQSIEQNTEEAITYLTGTKSGTIPLNGATPTGTYQTFSSKITLATTSLPTSLGVLTANYTETDLVTTLTGSVTSSVATTSTNGTASSTVSTPPRPTNTRPCNNYPELCERKYSNITEVGCHNSPFVRAGSAAANQQYNVTDQLNDGIRFLQGQIQFPVNGTQPHFCHTSCDLFDAGPITDWLGKVREWVSAHPYDVVTILLGNGNYSNPDLYVPWIERSGILQYIYTPPVIPMALEDWPTLAQMILTGQRVVMFLDYNANATAYPWLQDEFSAMWETPFDPLDDTFPCTVQRPPDLPEDQAKNRLYLMNHNLNAEVSLLGQSILVPAVSALNTTNAASGKGSLGMAAANCRDQWTRPPNVLNVDYYNYGDYPGSVFEVAARMNNVTFVKRPCCGSTSSGFRPVQGVERGLGLGLVLGWGVWMLVG; encoded by the coding sequence ATGGCGTTGAAACGCTTCACCCGTCTGCTTTGGGCAACGTCCCTCAGCATTAGCCTCGTCACCGGCCAGAGCATCGAACAGAACACCGAAGAGGCCATTACCTACCTGACTGGTACAAAAAGCGGCACTATCCCACTCAACGGTGCTACGCCCACCGGCACCTACCagaccttctcctccaagaTCACGCTTGCGACGACCTCTCTTCCTACTTCGCTGGGGGTTCTGACAGCAAACTATACCGAGACAGATCTTGTAACCACCCTTACAGGCTCGGTCACCTCTTCTGTTGCTACCACCTCCACGAACGGCACTGCATCCTCGACAGTATCCACCCCACCACGACCGACGAACACTCGGCCGTGCAACAATTACCCCGAGCTATGCGAGCGCAAATACAGCAACATCACCGAAGTAGGGTGCCACAACTCGCCCTTCGTTCGTGCCGGCTCGGCCGCTGCCAACCAGCAGTATAATGTCACCGACCAGCTCAACGATGGAATTCGGTTCCTCCAGGGGCAGATTCAGTTCCCAGTCAACGGCACCCAGCCACACTTCTGCCATACCTCCTGCGATCTGTTCGACGCTGGCCCTATCACGGACTGGTTAGGCAAGGTTCGAGAATGGGTGTCTGCCCATCCTTACGATGTCGTCACCATCCTGTTAGGAAATGGCAACTACTCAAACCCAGACTTATACGTCCCCTGGATCGAGCGTAGCGGAATTCTACAATACATCTACACACCTCCGGTCATTCCAATGGCGCTGGAGGACTGGCCAACGCTGGCCCAGATGATTTTGACGGGGCAGAGGGTGGTCATGTTCCTGGATTACAATGCCAACGCCACTGCCTATCCCTGGCTACAAGACGAGTTCTCGGCCATGTGGGAAACGCCCTTCGATCCACTTGACGATACCTTCCCATGTACCGTTCAGCGCCCACCAGATCTGCCAGAGGATCAGGCCAAGAACAGACTGTATCTCATGAATCACAACCTCAACGCCGAGGTGTCCTTGCTGGGGCAGTCAATCTTGGTGCCGGCGGTTAGTGCGTTGAATACCACCAACGCAGCGTCAGGGAAAGGCAGTTTGGGCATGGCAGCGGCGAACTGCCGGGATCAGTGGACCCGGCCACCAAACGTCCTGAATGTGGATTATTACAACTACGGTGACTACCCAGGGAGTGTCTTCGAGGTAGCAGCAAGGATGAACAACGTGACCTTTGTCAAGAGACCTTGCTGTGGGAGCACCAGTTCTGGGTTCAGGCCAGTTCAGGGAGTAGAGAGGGGGCTGGGCCTCGGCCTGGTGCTTGGATGGGGTGTTTGGATGTTGGTTGGATGA